The Methanosarcinales archaeon region CTATTATTAAATTGTTTTACCTCTTCAACAGCAATAACATTTTCACTGATGAGATTTACTATAACTTCATAATTTTTGTTTTCAATAACTATAATCATGTTGGCCACAATACCTTCCTGGTTTTCAATTATTCCACTCATTGGTATTGAGTATTCTTTTCCTTTGATGAGTTGTTGTACATTCTTATCAGATTCAGCTATCCTGATCGCCTTATCTAAAACTTCCTTACGTAGTTCTCTCTGGTCATCTAGTTTTTCCTTTGTTATATATTCAATAAAAATCTTCCCACTATCATCATCGGAAAAAAATTTGATTCCATAAACTCTTTCAGGCAATTTCATAGTTTGCACTATTTCCCCATCATGAATTAAATCTAAAGTTCTATTATTTCCATCGACTACGCCAATAAATGCAATTGGTCTCGGGGGCAATTGCTCTGTTACACCTGCTGCATATGCTATAAGGACCATACCGATACCTATTGATGTTAATATACTTAGCAATATTAATTTATTTATTATAGTCTTCATTTTATTGCATCCTATTATGCCAATAGATTGCTCACAAAGCCCGTTTCTGAGTTTTGCAGTCACTGATCATCATGGATTTTTCCATTTTCATGATACGTAAACACAAAAGTACTCTTTGCATGTTCATATTCAGCTAAGTGTTCGTTATAATGTTCTAATGATGTGAAATATGTAATAACATAGATATATTCGTCATTCTTTGCAATAATTTGTGTCTGGGTATAATTTATATCATTATATGTGTAAGAAACGTTTACTTCCTTTGCCTTTAATCCGCTTAATTTGGTTTCTTTTTTATAATTAATCTTAAGATTATTTGTATTTTCCTGTAACTGTTGAATCAAATCTGATATTACCTCATCAATTGAGCTATATTTTCCACCACTACCAGTTGATGATAAAATCTGTAAGTTCATTGTTATGTAACCATACTCATTTTTGTTCGGAGATATAAACAAAACATTTGATTTATTTTTCGGTATCATATCCCAATTCTTTGGATATTCAAATGAAAAATTAAAAGAATCATCCCTATAAATCAGA contains the following coding sequences:
- a CDS encoding DcrB-related protein translates to MHFAESINGPLINNTSAESDGNNYLIYRDDSFNFSFEYPKNWDMIPKNKSNVLFISPNKNEYGYITMNLQILSSTGSGGKYSSIDEVISDLIQQLQENTNNLKINYKKETKLSGLKAKEVNVSYTYNDINYTQTQIIAKNDEYIYVITYFTSLEHYNEHLAEYEHAKSTFVFTYHENGKIHDDQ